From Thermoleophilia bacterium, the proteins below share one genomic window:
- a CDS encoding XRE family transcriptional regulator, translating into MSVRFRNVDASPTDDVRTWPFEAIVITLERGLVGDWRPLLREVAAHPWGDVARQIEDYTGYAPSSGVTRLFDLAIRRARESADRADRDEAARRVRAAIEQSGVSQATLASAAGTSASRLSTYATGKVTPSAAILIRIERVARDDLGGTGT; encoded by the coding sequence ATGAGCGTTCGGTTTCGCAACGTCGATGCATCTCCCACCGACGACGTACGCACCTGGCCGTTCGAGGCGATCGTGATCACCCTCGAGCGCGGTCTGGTCGGTGACTGGCGGCCGCTCCTTCGTGAGGTCGCCGCGCATCCGTGGGGCGATGTGGCGCGCCAGATCGAGGACTACACCGGATACGCGCCGTCGTCGGGGGTGACGCGCCTGTTCGACCTCGCTATCCGGCGGGCACGCGAGAGTGCCGACCGTGCCGACCGTGATGAGGCGGCGCGCCGTGTGCGTGCGGCCATCGAACAGTCGGGGGTCTCCCAAGCGACTCTCGCGTCGGCCGCCGGAACCTCGGCATCCCGTCTGAGCACCTACGCCACCGGCAAGGTCACCCCGTCGGCTGCCATCCTGATCCGGATCGAGCGCGTCGCACGCGATGACCTCGGGGGAACGGGCACCTGA
- a CDS encoding RNA methyltransferase, with translation MVTPRITVAKDGPASPPGTLRMTDDAPIREMFRDLRGHESRLRRPPPSGEGAMFVAEGERLVLRTIEAGHVPVALLVNTRSSTGIPDLGCPVIHLDPPAIQSLTGFGAVRDLLCLFRRPPDPRLDDVLPGARRVLALEGVATPSNVGTIMRSAMALGVDAVLMGPGSGDPLGRRALRTSMGAALLRRWACTDDILATCRTYGLSALALTPAADAVSITHELATRRDERVALIVGSEGPGLTPATLAGAAARVTIPMAEGVDSLNVGAASAIACNLLMAHDEE, from the coding sequence ATGGTCACACCGAGGATCACCGTGGCCAAGGATGGCCCCGCGTCGCCACCCGGCACGCTCCGGATGACCGACGACGCCCCCATCCGGGAGATGTTCCGTGACCTGCGTGGTCACGAATCGCGGTTGCGGCGGCCTCCCCCCTCCGGGGAGGGGGCGATGTTCGTGGCCGAGGGGGAGCGACTCGTGTTACGGACGATCGAGGCCGGACACGTACCCGTCGCACTGCTCGTAAACACGCGCAGCAGCACCGGGATCCCCGACCTCGGGTGTCCGGTCATCCACCTCGATCCACCGGCGATCCAGTCCCTCACGGGCTTCGGGGCGGTACGCGACCTGCTGTGCCTCTTCCGGCGGCCACCCGATCCGCGCCTGGACGACGTACTCCCCGGGGCGCGACGCGTGCTCGCCCTCGAGGGCGTGGCCACCCCATCGAACGTGGGGACGATTATGCGCAGCGCCATGGCGCTGGGTGTTGATGCCGTGCTCATGGGACCCGGATCCGGCGATCCGCTCGGCCGCCGCGCGCTTCGCACCTCGATGGGTGCCGCCCTGCTTCGTCGGTGGGCGTGCACCGACGACATCCTCGCGACCTGCCGCACCTACGGGCTCTCCGCCCTCGCCCTCACACCGGCGGCCGACGCCGTGTCCATCACCCACGAACTGGCGACCCGACGCGATGAGCGAGTCGCGCTCATCGTCGGTTCCGAGGGGCCGGGCCTGACTCCGGCCACGCTCGCGGGGGCCGCGGCCCGGGTCACCATCCCCATGGCGGAAGGCGTGGATTCCCTCAACGTGGGCGCGGCGTCCGCCATCGCCTGCAATCTGCTCATGGCGCACGACGAGGAATAG
- a CDS encoding LLM class flavin-dependent oxidoreductase yields the protein MELGIYSFGDATPNPVTGRRIDEGQRVRDLIEEIVLADEVGLDVFGVGEHHRADFPVSSPATVLAAAASRTSRIRLTSAVTVLSSDDPVRVFQDFATIDLISQGRAEIMAGRGSFIESFPLFGYDLDDYADLYLEKLDLLLALRDQEVVTWKGRLRPSIAERPVYPRPQQDPLPVWIAVGGTPQSVVNAAARGLPISLAIIGAAAQPFVPLITLYREALSEHGHDPATIPVGIGTHGFIATTSQRAFDIAADGIMTAMNQIGRERGWGREIDRAEIDRMRQPHAALMVGNPEEVAGKILVNHEMFGNRRALIHLGIGNPPHADMMRAIELYGTEVAPLVRTEVARRDALSASSSR from the coding sequence ATCGAACTTGGCATCTACTCCTTCGGCGACGCCACGCCCAATCCGGTGACGGGCCGTCGCATTGACGAGGGCCAGCGGGTGCGGGACCTGATCGAGGAGATCGTGCTGGCCGATGAGGTCGGACTCGACGTCTTCGGGGTCGGGGAGCACCATCGGGCGGACTTCCCGGTGTCGTCACCCGCCACCGTCCTTGCCGCCGCGGCGTCGCGCACGTCGCGTATCCGCCTTACGAGCGCGGTGACGGTGTTGTCATCGGACGACCCGGTGCGGGTATTTCAGGATTTCGCCACCATTGACCTCATTTCCCAGGGCCGCGCGGAGATCATGGCCGGCCGGGGATCGTTCATCGAGTCGTTCCCGCTCTTTGGGTACGACCTGGACGATTACGCCGATCTGTATCTCGAGAAGCTCGACCTGCTATTGGCCCTGCGCGATCAGGAGGTCGTCACATGGAAGGGACGCCTCAGGCCGTCGATCGCAGAGCGGCCGGTGTATCCACGGCCCCAGCAGGATCCATTGCCGGTGTGGATCGCCGTCGGTGGCACGCCGCAGTCGGTGGTCAACGCGGCGGCCCGTGGCCTGCCCATTTCCCTCGCGATCATCGGTGCGGCCGCGCAGCCCTTCGTGCCGCTCATCACCCTCTATCGTGAGGCGTTGTCCGAGCACGGGCATGATCCCGCCACCATCCCCGTGGGCATCGGCACCCATGGGTTCATCGCCACGACATCCCAGCGGGCGTTCGACATCGCGGCGGACGGCATCATGACGGCGATGAACCAGATCGGGCGCGAGCGTGGATGGGGCAGGGAGATCGACCGCGCGGAGATCGATCGGATGCGCCAGCCGCACGCGGCCCTAATGGTGGGCAATCCGGAGGAGGTCGCCGGGAAGATCTTGGTGAACCACGAGATGTTCGGCAACCGGCGGGCGCTCATCCATCTGGGCATCGGGAACCCTCCGCACGCCGACATGATGCGTGCGATCGAGCTCTACGGAACCGAGGTCGCACCCCTCGTGCGCACCGAAGTCGCACGACGGGATGCCCTCTCCGCGTCGAGTAGCCGCTGA
- the smpB gene encoding SsrA-binding protein SmpB, with amino-acid sequence MGKTAKTKAATAPPRKDIAQNRKALHEYEILGRYEAGIALTGTEVKGLRESGAMIREAYAHVINHEVFLIGAHISDYGPAGGRGHDPQRTRRLLLHRREIEKIAGQVAEKGISLIPLRMYWNDEGRAKIELGIGRGRTQYDKRMSIKDKEVARELSRANARRGRG; translated from the coding sequence ATGGGTAAGACGGCAAAGACGAAAGCGGCCACGGCTCCGCCCCGTAAGGACATCGCGCAGAACCGGAAGGCCCTGCACGAGTACGAGATCCTGGGGCGGTACGAGGCGGGTATCGCCCTCACCGGCACTGAGGTGAAGGGGCTCCGCGAGAGCGGCGCCATGATTCGTGAGGCCTACGCCCACGTGATCAACCACGAGGTATTCCTCATCGGCGCCCATATCTCCGACTACGGCCCGGCTGGCGGGCGTGGGCACGATCCGCAGCGCACGCGCCGTCTGCTCCTGCATCGCCGCGAGATCGAGAAGATCGCCGGGCAGGTGGCCGAGAAGGGCATCTCACTCATCCCCCTCCGCATGTACTGGAACGACGAGGGCCGTGCCAAGATCGAACTTGGCATCGGTCGCGGTCGTACCCAGTACGACAAGCGGATGTCCATCAAGGACAAGGAGGTCGCGCGTGAGCTCTCGCGGGCCAACGCGCGCCGTGGCCGTGGCTAG
- a CDS encoding (Fe-S)-binding protein: MRVLLMRTCLSDAVAPSVWKATKAALTRAGVEVRIPRGQTCCSQPAWNSGAPDQARAVARHTIAVFAGTEPVVVPSGSCAAMVIHSYPDLFKGEPDEEAAIGLASRTIEFTRFLATHNLDPQSRPCGSVTLHDSCHMLRTLDDRDSPREMLAKVPGCEIREMDDTDQCCGFGGMFAVTFPELSGRLGEEKARAAADSGAREVVSCDLGCLMHIAGRAHREGIPIRVRHIAEVLGS, from the coding sequence ATGCGGGTTCTGCTCATGCGTACGTGCCTGTCGGATGCCGTGGCACCCTCGGTGTGGAAGGCCACGAAGGCCGCCCTCACGCGCGCGGGGGTTGAGGTGAGGATTCCGCGCGGGCAGACGTGTTGCTCGCAGCCCGCGTGGAACTCGGGCGCGCCCGATCAGGCGCGGGCCGTGGCGCGCCACACCATCGCGGTGTTCGCGGGCACGGAGCCCGTGGTAGTACCGAGCGGGTCGTGTGCCGCCATGGTCATCCACTCCTACCCCGATCTGTTCAAGGGGGAGCCAGACGAGGAGGCCGCCATCGGCCTCGCGTCGCGGACCATCGAGTTCACGAGGTTCCTCGCGACGCACAACCTCGACCCGCAGTCGCGGCCGTGTGGGTCCGTCACCCTGCACGACTCATGCCACATGCTCCGCACGTTGGATGACCGTGACAGCCCACGGGAGATGCTGGCCAAGGTGCCGGGGTGTGAAATCCGCGAGATGGACGACACCGACCAGTGCTGCGGATTCGGTGGGATGTTCGCTGTGACGTTCCCGGAACTCTCCGGGCGCCTCGGGGAGGAGAAGGCCCGCGCCGCGGCCGATTCCGGCGCACGCGAGGTGGTGTCGTGCGATCTCGGATGCCTCATGCACATCGCGGGACGTGCCCACCGGGAGGGGATCCCCATCCGTGTACGCCACATCGCCGAGGTGCTGGGCTCGTGA
- a CDS encoding glutaredoxin 3: protein MPSTWARRPPSPAICSWRTTRNRVHPVAQVTVYSSPFCIYCVGAKRLLRQRGIAYEDISINLLSKGSRDRLEQVSGGGRRFPQIVIDGERIGGFDSLRAIDRSGELARRTA from the coding sequence ATTCCCTCAACGTGGGCGCGGCGTCCGCCATCGCCTGCAATCTGCTCATGGCGCACGACGAGGAATAGAGTCCATCCCGTGGCACAGGTCACCGTCTACTCCTCCCCCTTCTGCATCTACTGCGTCGGGGCCAAGCGACTGCTTCGACAGCGCGGCATCGCCTACGAGGACATCAGCATCAACCTGCTCTCGAAGGGATCCCGCGACCGCCTGGAGCAGGTCAGTGGCGGCGGGCGCAGGTTCCCCCAGATCGTCATCGACGGTGAGCGCATCGGCGGGTTCGACTCGCTGCGCGCGATTGACCGGTCGGGCGAACTCGCCCGCCGCACGGCCTAA
- a CDS encoding transketolase, with translation MGRTDASPWPTTPANSRCHRTTVEGMRPDARLSLDFDPGDVIPPLTGRTGDTLSTQSRTQSLRALETLRAMTCARWVDAVEEELVQRGEASFQISGTGHEASAVLPNHLGPQDWLQPHYRSRALLIRCGITPERFFHALLSTAESDSGGRQMPAFFNDRALHVMPMTVPTGNGLLHAVGVAQEVAHQDGAPIVVASIGDGTTQQGEVMEAIAEASRAQLPVLFWIEDNGYAISTHTAGRTFYDTTRGAEDSFLGVPIIRADGRDPVTLDAVTEHVVTAMRESRRPSIMVVRTERLTHHTNADDESTYRDEAERTTARTTGDPVLALREHLLADGVSSTELTDLDREVESEVRAAAARALAAPDPVVTHGASAPVGSSVVARAVAPAPAESGSPRTMLEAMRDVLGDHLRNDPRVSLLGQDIEDPKGDVFGLTRGLSTEFPGRVTNATLSESTIVGTAIGRALAGGRPVAMVQFADFLPLAFNQIVSELATIHWRTGGAWAAPVVVLAPCGGYRPGLGPFHSQTFEATFAHIPGLDVFMPSTAADAAGMLDAALDGERPTLILYPKTCLNDPARATRAEGPVRPIVPGTAAVRHRGDDVTLVSWGSAAPIAERAAAVLDAAGVDVDVIDLRSISPWDREAVVASVARTRRLVIVHEDNLSGGFGAEVVATVSDHLEGEITTRRVVRPDTWVPNNYVNQIELLPSTRDIVQTVATLLGGLEVEVSTPHHEDGVLVVEAIGSSPADQQMMVLEWLVADGDTVTEGQVIAECEGDKAAFELAAPAAGEIAELHDEFASVLVGTPLARIRLAPGAEATRRRIPAEPIVRVRRVPGSAPSPVRTAARAAESVSLPVGLAGISVRAGRHILTNAEIAARFPGRSEGDIIRRTGIRQRPVLADDEDLITLAAAAARQALDSQGLALGDLESIIVATGTPPNLSPSVACMVQNLLAVDDGPADVAASDVSAACSGYLYALQTAHDILQQRRDASILVITAEAMTRYVDPDDFDTVVVFGDAVTATVVNGPDRLGDSPLLLHRPVLAASGDDGSIIHHGPRTTDYLFMDGPRVYTRAVREMLRMLDRAASGSGVSVADLMHVVPHQANGRIISSIQARSGLPADRFVVNVDRWGNTSSSTIPIAIAEHLPTGPRGLGGLVAFGAGLTSGAAIVEFTDTP, from the coding sequence ATGGGGCGGACCGACGCATCGCCGTGGCCCACGACGCCCGCGAATAGTCGGTGCCATCGCACGACGGTCGAGGGCATGCGTCCGGATGCCCGCCTATCGTTGGATTTCGACCCGGGCGATGTCATCCCGCCCCTCACCGGAAGGACCGGCGACACCCTGAGCACGCAGTCCCGCACGCAATCCCTGCGTGCATTGGAGACCCTCCGCGCCATGACGTGCGCTCGCTGGGTCGATGCGGTGGAGGAAGAGCTCGTCCAGCGCGGCGAGGCGTCCTTCCAAATCAGCGGAACCGGGCACGAGGCGTCGGCGGTTCTCCCCAACCATCTGGGTCCGCAGGACTGGTTGCAACCTCACTACCGCTCGCGCGCCCTACTCATCCGGTGTGGCATCACGCCCGAGCGCTTTTTCCACGCGCTGCTCTCGACCGCAGAGAGCGACTCCGGCGGACGCCAGATGCCGGCGTTCTTCAATGACCGTGCCCTCCACGTGATGCCGATGACGGTTCCCACCGGCAACGGTCTGCTCCATGCCGTGGGTGTTGCCCAGGAGGTGGCCCACCAGGACGGTGCCCCCATCGTGGTGGCCAGTATCGGTGACGGCACCACCCAACAGGGGGAGGTCATGGAGGCCATCGCCGAGGCCTCGCGTGCGCAGTTGCCCGTGCTCTTCTGGATTGAGGACAATGGCTACGCCATCTCGACCCACACCGCCGGGCGCACCTTCTACGACACGACCCGCGGCGCCGAGGACTCATTCCTCGGCGTGCCCATCATCCGGGCGGATGGTCGTGACCCGGTCACGCTCGACGCCGTGACCGAACATGTGGTCACGGCCATGCGTGAGTCGCGTCGGCCCTCGATCATGGTGGTCCGCACCGAGCGCCTCACGCACCACACCAACGCCGACGACGAGTCGACGTACCGCGACGAGGCCGAGCGTACGACGGCCCGCACCACCGGTGATCCCGTCCTGGCCCTGCGCGAGCACCTGCTGGCCGACGGCGTGTCCTCCACCGAACTGACCGATCTCGACCGTGAGGTGGAGTCCGAGGTACGTGCGGCGGCCGCTCGTGCCCTCGCGGCGCCCGATCCCGTGGTCACGCATGGCGCCAGCGCCCCCGTCGGGTCCTCCGTCGTCGCCCGTGCCGTGGCCCCGGCGCCCGCCGAGTCGGGGTCCCCGCGCACCATGCTCGAAGCCATGCGTGACGTGCTCGGCGACCATCTAAGGAACGACCCGCGTGTGTCGCTGCTCGGGCAGGACATCGAGGACCCCAAGGGCGATGTCTTCGGCCTGACCCGTGGCCTGTCCACGGAATTCCCCGGACGGGTCACCAACGCGACACTCAGCGAATCCACCATCGTGGGTACCGCGATCGGGCGAGCGCTCGCCGGTGGTCGCCCCGTGGCGATGGTGCAGTTCGCCGACTTCCTTCCTCTGGCCTTCAACCAGATCGTGTCGGAGTTAGCCACCATCCACTGGCGCACCGGCGGCGCGTGGGCAGCCCCCGTCGTGGTGCTGGCGCCCTGCGGCGGGTATCGCCCGGGACTCGGTCCCTTCCACTCCCAGACTTTCGAGGCCACGTTCGCCCACATCCCCGGGCTCGACGTGTTCATGCCGAGCACCGCCGCCGACGCCGCCGGAATGCTTGATGCGGCCCTCGACGGCGAACGCCCCACTCTCATCCTCTATCCGAAGACCTGCCTCAACGATCCCGCGCGCGCCACGCGCGCCGAGGGTCCGGTGCGACCGATCGTACCCGGTACCGCCGCCGTGCGGCACCGGGGTGATGACGTCACGCTCGTCAGTTGGGGGTCGGCGGCGCCGATCGCCGAGCGTGCCGCCGCAGTGCTCGATGCCGCTGGGGTGGATGTGGACGTCATCGACCTGCGCAGCATCTCGCCCTGGGACCGGGAGGCCGTGGTCGCCAGCGTCGCCCGCACCCGCCGTCTGGTAATCGTGCACGAGGACAACCTCAGCGGCGGCTTCGGGGCCGAGGTCGTGGCCACCGTCTCGGACCACCTCGAGGGCGAGATCACCACGCGCCGGGTGGTGCGCCCCGACACTTGGGTGCCCAACAACTACGTCAACCAGATCGAGCTGTTGCCCTCCACGCGGGACATCGTCCAGACCGTGGCCACCCTCCTCGGGGGCCTCGAGGTAGAGGTGAGCACCCCGCACCACGAGGACGGCGTACTGGTGGTGGAGGCCATCGGATCGAGCCCGGCCGACCAGCAGATGATGGTGCTCGAGTGGCTGGTGGCGGACGGGGACACCGTCACCGAGGGGCAGGTCATCGCCGAGTGCGAGGGCGACAAGGCCGCATTCGAGTTGGCCGCCCCGGCAGCGGGCGAGATCGCTGAGCTCCACGACGAATTCGCGTCGGTGCTCGTGGGTACGCCCCTTGCGCGCATCCGTCTGGCTCCGGGCGCCGAGGCCACGCGTCGGCGCATTCCCGCGGAGCCCATCGTCCGTGTGCGCCGCGTTCCGGGATCCGCCCCATCGCCCGTACGCACCGCCGCGCGGGCCGCCGAGTCGGTGTCGCTGCCCGTGGGGCTCGCCGGCATCTCCGTGCGCGCCGGCCGTCACATCCTCACCAATGCCGAGATCGCCGCCCGATTCCCCGGCCGCAGCGAAGGCGACATCATCCGGCGCACCGGCATCCGCCAGCGACCGGTCCTCGCCGACGATGAGGACCTCATCACGTTGGCGGCCGCTGCCGCTCGGCAGGCCCTCGACAGCCAGGGACTCGCCCTCGGTGACCTCGAGTCCATCATCGTGGCTACGGGTACCCCACCCAATCTCAGCCCCAGTGTGGCCTGCATGGTGCAGAACCTCCTCGCCGTGGATGACGGCCCCGCCGACGTGGCCGCCAGCGACGTCTCGGCCGCATGCTCGGGATACCTCTACGCCCTGCAGACCGCGCACGACATCCTGCAGCAACGACGCGATGCGTCAATCCTCGTCATCACCGCCGAGGCGATGACCCGTTACGTGGATCCCGACGACTTCGACACCGTCGTGGTCTTCGGTGATGCGGTCACCGCCACGGTCGTCAACGGCCCCGACCGCCTCGGCGACTCACCGCTCCTGCTGCACCGACCGGTCCTCGCGGCCAGCGGTGACGACGGCTCCATCATCCATCACGGCCCGCGTACCACGGACTACCTGTTTATGGATGGCCCGCGTGTCTACACCCGTGCCGTGCGGGAGATGCTGCGGATGCTCGACCGTGCGGCGAGTGGATCCGGCGTGAGCGTCGCCGATCTCATGCACGTGGTGCCGCATCAAGCGAACGGCCGCATTATCTCGTCGATACAGGCCCGCAGCGGCCTGCCCGCGGATCGTTTCGTCGTAAACGTGGACCGATGGGGGAATACGTCGTCGTCCACCATCCCCATCGCCATCGCCGAGCACCTTCCCACCGGCCCGCGCGGACTCGGGGGGCTCGTGGCATTCGGCGCCGGACTCACGTCGGGCGCGGCAATCGTGGAGTTCACCGACACCCCCTGA
- a CDS encoding lactate utilization protein, which translates to MSTRRRRHTGVAYADVTTTLRERTVAAMREPGLKENLAVAAESWGTSYEKMRRDHGLDDMRARARDIRRSNIRNLPALLSEMQSNVIANGGTVVRAADATEACRYITDLARSRGARMVAKSKSMATEEIKLNEALEEAGLEVVETDLGEWIVQLGGGHPSHIIAPAVHLSRDQVAALFRAEAGTDDVPTDREGLVAHARVRLREKFAQAEIGISGVNIGVASTGTVCIVENEGNARLVTSQPRIHVAVMGMERVVADWDEAAHILQVLPMAAIGQDAANYVNLITGPRRDGESDGPEEFHLVIVDGGRAALRGTEFEEVLSCIRCGACLYSCPMWKTVGGQAYGSPYSGPIGAIITPLLESPSSPASRDMPFMSSLCGACGDICPVGIPLPDLLIKARARSRSPATRVSRMAFRAWSHLWRRPITYRASVLGLRLLLRVRGRNGWVTHLPGPGRNWTLVRDLPTAWPPRQ; encoded by the coding sequence ATGAGCACCCGGCGGCGGCGGCACACTGGCGTTGCCTACGCAGATGTCACCACGACGCTCCGAGAGCGCACCGTGGCAGCCATGCGCGAGCCCGGTCTGAAGGAGAACCTGGCCGTGGCCGCCGAGAGTTGGGGCACGAGCTACGAAAAGATGCGCCGCGACCACGGGCTCGACGACATGCGTGCGCGGGCCCGGGACATCCGCCGGTCGAATATCCGCAACCTCCCCGCGCTACTCAGCGAGATGCAGTCGAACGTGATCGCCAACGGCGGAACGGTGGTGCGTGCGGCGGATGCGACCGAGGCATGCCGGTACATCACCGACCTCGCCCGATCCCGGGGAGCACGGATGGTGGCCAAGAGCAAGTCGATGGCCACCGAGGAGATCAAGCTGAACGAGGCGCTTGAGGAGGCTGGCCTCGAGGTGGTGGAGACCGACCTCGGCGAGTGGATCGTGCAACTGGGCGGCGGGCACCCGTCGCACATCATTGCCCCGGCGGTTCACCTGAGCCGGGACCAGGTGGCCGCCCTCTTCCGCGCGGAGGCTGGGACGGACGACGTGCCCACCGACCGGGAGGGCCTAGTGGCGCACGCACGGGTGCGGCTGCGCGAGAAGTTCGCCCAGGCGGAGATCGGGATCTCGGGCGTCAACATCGGCGTGGCGTCCACGGGAACCGTGTGCATCGTGGAGAACGAGGGGAATGCCCGGTTGGTCACGTCGCAGCCGCGTATCCACGTGGCCGTCATGGGCATGGAGCGTGTAGTGGCCGACTGGGACGAGGCCGCACACATCCTGCAAGTGCTGCCCATGGCTGCCATCGGCCAGGACGCCGCTAACTACGTGAACCTCATCACGGGGCCGCGCCGCGACGGTGAGTCGGACGGCCCCGAGGAGTTCCACCTAGTGATCGTGGACGGCGGTCGGGCGGCCCTGCGCGGCACGGAGTTCGAGGAGGTCCTCTCGTGCATCCGCTGCGGAGCCTGCCTGTACTCGTGCCCGATGTGGAAGACGGTGGGTGGGCAGGCCTACGGATCGCCGTACTCCGGACCCATCGGCGCGATCATCACTCCACTGCTGGAGTCCCCCTCCTCCCCCGCCTCGCGCGACATGCCCTTCATGTCGTCGCTGTGCGGAGCCTGCGGCGACATCTGCCCCGTGGGCATCCCCCTGCCCGACCTGCTCATCAAGGCCCGCGCCCGGTCGCGGTCACCGGCCACCCGGGTATCACGCATGGCGTTTCGTGCGTGGAGCCACCTGTGGCGTAGACCGATCACCTATCGGGCATCCGTGCTCGGCCTCCGGCTGTTGCTCCGCGTCCGCGGGCGTAACGGCTGGGTCACGCACCTGCCGGGGCCGGGGCGCAACTGGACCCTCGTGCGTGATCTCCCCACCGCGTGGCCACCCCGCCAGTGA
- a CDS encoding acyl-CoA desaturase — MSSGVRIATLRLFRGGGDFQHDLKAMVAECITDSVHRNGRVRFYSKAVFMVIWWAASWGFLMFVSATWWQTLLGCLSLAFAMGGIGFGIQHDANHGALGRRARWMGFSLDVIGSSSFLWRERHNHAHHTYTNVVDKDGDIDQLPFARFAPDQKLHAFHRFQHIYMFALYGAYAPKAIFWGDFNAIYRGPKCMVPVKRPRGTDLVQFIAGKAAAFSWLLVIPMFFHPWWQVLIATFVTLWILGIVLAIVFQLAHCVEEAEFTSEERLIQGSLDDGPREWTRHQVESTVDFGRRSRVLNWYLGGLNFQIEHHLLPQVCHVHYRMLSPHFEELCATHGFRYTAHPTLFSALKSHSRWLKRMGQPGAEYMGATTL, encoded by the coding sequence ATGAGTAGCGGTGTGAGGATTGCGACCCTGCGTCTGTTTCGGGGTGGGGGCGACTTCCAGCATGACCTCAAGGCCATGGTGGCGGAGTGCATTACCGATTCCGTTCATCGGAACGGCCGGGTACGCTTCTACTCGAAGGCCGTGTTCATGGTCATCTGGTGGGCCGCGTCGTGGGGGTTCCTCATGTTCGTGTCGGCCACCTGGTGGCAGACACTCCTCGGGTGCCTGTCCCTGGCGTTCGCGATGGGCGGCATCGGCTTCGGCATCCAGCACGACGCCAACCATGGGGCGCTCGGCCGCCGGGCCCGATGGATGGGGTTCTCGCTCGACGTCATCGGGTCGTCGTCGTTCCTGTGGCGTGAGCGCCACAACCACGCGCACCACACGTACACCAACGTGGTGGACAAGGACGGCGACATCGATCAGCTCCCGTTCGCGCGCTTCGCACCCGATCAGAAGTTGCACGCGTTCCACCGCTTCCAGCACATCTACATGTTCGCGCTGTATGGCGCGTATGCACCGAAGGCCATCTTCTGGGGCGATTTCAACGCCATCTACCGCGGGCCGAAGTGCATGGTCCCGGTCAAGCGTCCGCGTGGCACAGACCTCGTGCAGTTCATCGCGGGGAAAGCGGCGGCCTTCTCCTGGCTGCTGGTCATCCCCATGTTCTTCCATCCGTGGTGGCAGGTACTCATCGCTACGTTCGTGACGCTCTGGATTCTCGGCATCGTTCTCGCCATCGTGTTCCAACTGGCGCACTGTGTGGAAGAGGCCGAGTTCACGTCGGAGGAGCGGCTCATTCAGGGGTCGTTGGATGATGGGCCCCGCGAGTGGACCCGCCACCAAGTGGAGAGCACGGTCGACTTCGGGCGGCGGTCCCGTGTCCTCAACTGGTACCTCGGCGGCCTCAACTTCCAGATCGAGCACCACCTCCTGCCCCAGGTGTGTCATGTGCACTACCGCATGCTCTCGCCGCACTTCGAGGAGCTGTGCGCGACGCACGGGTTCCGCTATACGGCCCACCCCACGCTGTTCTCGGCGCTCAAATCCCACTCTCGCTGGCTCAAGCGCATGGGCCAGCCGGGTGCGGAGTACATGGGTGCGACAACGCTCTGA
- a CDS encoding carboxymuconolactone decarboxylase family protein yields MTTHDSRSREEVHIDGVARVKDILGPKAEESLATLGELGERIITTIYGDIYGRPGLDVRERQIATLAMLMALGGKDRQVKVHMRAGLRLGITEEQLREMVIQLAAYAGFPAAINAQAQLNEVLAEEAGD; encoded by the coding sequence ATGACGACGCACGATTCGAGGTCGCGCGAAGAGGTCCACATCGACGGCGTGGCCCGGGTGAAGGACATCCTGGGTCCGAAGGCCGAGGAGTCGCTCGCCACCCTCGGCGAGTTGGGCGAACGCATCATCACAACGATCTACGGCGACATCTACGGACGCCCCGGGCTCGACGTTCGCGAGCGGCAGATCGCCACGCTCGCGATGCTCATGGCGCTGGGCGGGAAGGACCGTCAGGTCAAGGTGCACATGCGCGCAGGGCTGCGTTTGGGAATCACCGAGGAGCAGTTGCGCGAGATGGTTATCCAACTCGCCGCCTACGCCGGGTTCCCCGCGGCCATCAACGCCCAGGCCCAGTTGAACGAGGTTCTCGCCGAGGAGGCGGGGGACTGA